One region of Bacillus zhangzhouensis genomic DNA includes:
- the skfF gene encoding sporulation killing factor system integral membrane protein produces the protein MNNTLSLLWLKSQRRLISKNQEKKMPFLILLLFIAAIGFQLSAVSSMGDWDRNAAGWIIVCLFVLYTGFGLFTNRLPSQMNDIIWLYGNGASLWMVVISVWMYHIFWRVALLIISAVAADLLLFFMTQQYPFLLGKSLILTGLLCLVETWMIAVSCARTIRVYKRLLLLGFVLMFCLFALLVLNQLVMKQPSLMNIADSLMFQAGHMIEEFSILSVSIFIGVMFLSFMMMYNASHRLEMKESLVKEAVFWEEFEGKHIQSSPIVQKKSKTWWGIPALTGIWAFLWIELLLIKKYMTFHVLSTMLLIGTYYVVFTYFSDWLHLFLIVIAASVLFSSYYAGIVRHAQTGALYLFPGVLYQKIVLLEVFQTFWLYVFYLISLLLAGIQDVLYGTLFGGEVYIWFLAIRLFAFMQPLRRDRSFALAVYYRSLLFGSMISAMVMISIHLITDGLLTTIVSLVAGAGFYVLCYRYRAVH, from the coding sequence GTGAATAACACACTCTCCCTTTTATGGCTGAAATCTCAAAGGCGCTTGATCAGTAAAAATCAAGAAAAGAAAATGCCTTTTCTGATCTTACTTCTTTTCATAGCGGCAATTGGTTTTCAGCTAAGCGCAGTTTCAAGTATGGGTGATTGGGATAGGAACGCAGCAGGATGGATCATTGTCTGTTTGTTTGTTCTTTATACGGGGTTTGGTTTGTTTACGAATCGGCTGCCTAGCCAGATGAACGATATCATTTGGTTATATGGAAATGGCGCTTCTTTATGGATGGTTGTTATCAGTGTGTGGATGTATCACATTTTCTGGAGAGTGGCTCTTCTTATTATCTCTGCTGTGGCTGCGGACCTTCTTCTGTTTTTTATGACGCAGCAGTACCCGTTTCTGCTTGGCAAATCACTCATTCTGACAGGGCTGTTATGTTTGGTCGAAACTTGGATGATTGCGGTGTCTTGCGCTAGAACCATTCGAGTATACAAGCGCCTGCTCTTACTCGGTTTTGTATTGATGTTTTGCCTATTTGCACTGCTTGTTTTGAATCAATTGGTGATGAAACAGCCTTCATTGATGAACATTGCTGATTCTTTGATGTTTCAAGCTGGACATATGATCGAAGAGTTCTCCATTCTTTCTGTCTCCATTTTTATTGGAGTGATGTTTCTATCTTTCATGATGATGTACAATGCTAGTCATCGTTTAGAAATGAAGGAGTCTTTAGTGAAGGAGGCAGTATTTTGGGAGGAATTTGAGGGGAAACATATTCAATCAAGTCCAATCGTTCAAAAAAAGAGCAAGACATGGTGGGGAATTCCGGCATTAACGGGCATCTGGGCTTTTCTTTGGATTGAATTATTGCTGATCAAAAAATATATGACCTTCCATGTGCTATCTACTATGCTGTTAATCGGTACTTACTATGTTGTCTTTACTTATTTTTCAGATTGGCTGCATCTATTCTTGATTGTCATTGCTGCATCCGTTCTTTTTAGTTCATATTATGCGGGGATTGTAAGACACGCACAAACAGGAGCGCTTTACCTTTTTCCAGGCGTTTTATATCAAAAAATCGTTCTGTTAGAAGTGTTTCAAACCTTTTGGCTGTATGTGTTCTACTTGATTTCTCTTTTATTGGCTGGTATTCAGGATGTATTGTATGGGACCTTATTTGGTGGAGAAGTTTATATATGGTTTTTAGCCATTCGGCTCTTTGCCTTTATGCAGCCTCTGAGACGAGACAGGAGTTTTGCTTTGGCCGTCTATTATCGATCATTGCTATTTGGGTCTATGATCAGTGCTATGGTCATGATTAGCATTCATCTCATCACTGATGGCTTGTTGACTACAATTGTATCCCTAGTGGCTGGAGCTGGATTTTATGTGCTTTGTTATCGGTATCGTGCAGTTCATTAA
- a CDS encoding DUF4064 domain-containing protein, whose protein sequence is MNRTLEKSFTIIGIVLFVFLLIGSFMFYESTKNNNDTFKLVQDFIQEENIKDIAPEQVIDLISNGSLYIVVLSVLSILAGVISLFLLKNNTRSAGILLITTSILSTILTIFLGILGGIAYLIAGIVIVSKEKKVKNESYQSFK, encoded by the coding sequence ATGAATCGTACTTTAGAAAAATCTTTCACTATTATAGGAATTGTTTTATTTGTATTCTTACTTATTGGAAGCTTTATGTTTTATGAAAGCACAAAAAATAATAATGATACTTTCAAGTTAGTCCAAGACTTTATTCAAGAAGAAAACATAAAAGATATTGCACCAGAACAGGTAATCGATTTAATTTCAAACGGATCTCTATATATTGTTGTTTTATCAGTACTAAGCATCCTAGCAGGTGTTATTTCATTATTTCTATTAAAAAATAACACACGTTCAGCAGGTATCCTTTTAATTACCACGTCTATTTTAAGTACAATCTTAACTATTTTTTTAGGTATACTTGGTGGAATTGCATATTTAATTGCAGGAATTGTTATAGTTTCGAAAGAAAAAAAAGTTAAAAATGAGTCATATCAGTCATTCAAATAA
- a CDS encoding PH domain-containing protein, whose amino-acid sequence MYQLKEPSKKISKNAIKVWRIIDFINLFISFSVLAVLLVLSNYYSWSEWVDWLIYSLMGILIVSAVVELTLIPIYKQKTWRYEIDIHMIQLKHGGIFRRKHLIIPMNKVYFVDTYQGPLLKKFELSSIKIGTIGYVHEIPCLPEKEASDIRDYIAYITESQSKKNELRKDNSL is encoded by the coding sequence TTGTATCAATTGAAGGAGCCCTCAAAGAAAATTTCAAAAAATGCGATTAAAGTATGGCGAATAATTGACTTTATCAACTTATTCATATCATTTAGTGTTTTAGCTGTTCTTCTAGTTTTGAGCAACTATTATAGTTGGTCAGAATGGGTTGATTGGCTAATTTATAGTCTAATGGGAATTTTAATAGTATCGGCAGTTGTAGAACTCACATTAATTCCTATTTACAAACAAAAAACCTGGCGTTATGAAATTGATATTCATATGATTCAATTAAAGCACGGTGGAATTTTCAGAAGGAAACATCTAATAATTCCTATGAATAAAGTATATTTTGTAGATACTTATCAGGGGCCACTATTAAAAAAATTTGAGCTGTCTTCTATTAAGATTGGTACGATTGGTTATGTACATGAAATTCCTTGCCTACCAGAAAAAGAGGCTTCCGATATTCGTGATTACATAGCATATATTACTGAAAGTCAATCAAAAAAGAATGAACTTAGAAAGGATAACTCTCTATAA
- a CDS encoding aureocin A53 family class IId bacteriocin, translating to MVAFLRLVAQLGTKAAKWAWANKSTVINWIKNGATFKWISDKINSIING from the coding sequence ATGGTAGCTTTCTTAAGACTTGTTGCTCAACTTGGTACTAAAGCCGCTAAATGGGCTTGGGCTAACAAATCCACTGTTATTAACTGGATCAAGAACGGTGCAACGTTCAAATGGATCAGTGATAAAATTAACAGTATCATCAACGGCTAG
- a CDS encoding CPBP family intramembrane metalloprotease, translating into MDSITFILWAGLGLIGLFLFTKYRVSTIESNLLDKSEARKVSIDFIREFMGIDVEEWDVYSVYWYDHETVNKLHHLGLLKKNRHILHEMGLVESWRVRFVHQNQSFVIGVNAKREVTFFYADVRQTSLPNKGGQISLEGLKEQLTYSSKGLWAKTKPTGSGSNKEDFREIKTYWYLAEKEDIRLKVTVEMQSGVITYIGTDPEILTDQMNKVIRDEQVESTFGISGMLGSAAAMIMAILVLVLMNVQIQITLSLILGLIIVLVQSLTIKEDIQLTIVNAYDARMSVRTVQLLGILSTLFAGLLTGFVVFICSLAGGALVNELELKFLDQIIVQIFIGLSAGLISLGCTSLIFYLLERMNRLRISPELSNRSMFLSGFTLRQGLNMSLQSSIGEEVIYRLLMISLIFWLSGSIILSIFISSLLWAIMHQVTGYDPRWIRWAHLFVFGCFLGFLFVNYGFICVLVAHFIHNLVLVCMPLWQFKLQRYIHTKKPQHTSL; encoded by the coding sequence ATGGATAGTATAACTTTTATTTTGTGGGCAGGTCTTGGGTTAATAGGGCTTTTTCTGTTTACGAAGTATAGAGTATCAACCATAGAATCTAATCTTTTAGATAAAAGTGAGGCAAGAAAAGTCAGTATCGACTTTATTAGAGAATTCATGGGTATAGATGTAGAGGAATGGGATGTCTATTCAGTCTATTGGTATGATCATGAAACAGTGAATAAGCTACATCATTTAGGCTTGTTGAAGAAAAATCGACATATTCTCCACGAAATGGGATTGGTTGAGTCATGGCGTGTTCGCTTTGTTCATCAAAATCAATCATTCGTCATAGGAGTAAACGCAAAGCGCGAAGTTACTTTTTTTTACGCTGATGTAAGGCAAACTTCATTGCCTAATAAAGGTGGTCAAATATCATTAGAAGGGTTAAAAGAACAACTAACTTATTCTTCAAAGGGATTGTGGGCTAAGACCAAACCAACTGGTTCTGGTTCAAATAAAGAGGATTTTCGTGAAATCAAAACGTATTGGTATCTTGCTGAAAAGGAAGATATTCGACTTAAGGTAACAGTTGAAATGCAATCTGGTGTGATCACTTATATCGGCACAGATCCAGAGATTCTCACAGATCAAATGAACAAAGTAATAAGAGATGAACAAGTTGAGTCTACTTTTGGCATCTCAGGTATGTTAGGGTCAGCCGCTGCGATGATCATGGCTATATTAGTTTTAGTCTTAATGAATGTACAAATACAAATCACATTAAGTCTTATACTGGGTTTGATTATTGTACTAGTGCAATCTCTCACAATTAAGGAAGATATACAACTAACGATAGTAAATGCTTACGATGCTAGGATGAGTGTTCGTACTGTTCAATTACTTGGCATACTATCTACTTTGTTTGCAGGATTATTGACAGGATTTGTGGTATTTATATGTTCATTGGCAGGAGGTGCTCTTGTGAATGAATTAGAACTGAAATTTCTAGATCAAATCATTGTCCAGATATTTATCGGGCTTAGCGCCGGATTAATTAGTTTAGGTTGCACATCTCTTATTTTTTATTTGTTAGAGAGAATGAATCGATTGCGGATATCACCAGAATTATCCAATAGAAGTATGTTTTTATCTGGATTCACCTTGAGACAAGGGCTAAATATGAGCCTGCAAAGTTCTATTGGGGAAGAAGTCATTTACAGACTCTTAATGATTTCTTTAATATTTTGGTTAAGTGGGAGTATAATATTGTCCATTTTCATATCATCTTTACTGTGGGCAATTATGCATCAGGTGACAGGATATGATCCAAGATGGATTCGCTGGGCGCATCTTTTTGTTTTCGGGTGCTTCCTTGGTTTTCTTTTTGTGAATTATGGATTTATTTGTGTACTGGTGGCACATTTTATTCACAATTTAGTGCTCGTTTGTATGCCCTTATGGCAATTTAAACTTCAAAGATATATACATACCAAGAAGCCTCAGCATACATCACTCTAA
- a CDS encoding PH domain-containing protein, which produces MESNSRLKRLHPLWMLFELLKSIKDFIFFCIFLSVLFGFSSISIFSKIGFLIVAVFVVYKIITILLEWKHFGYDLNEEELYLEKGRFITVKRHFPIKSIQGVHQNSTFFHRLFDLTSLLIDVGSSNNDHVVKLYMITTSEASRIKKHLTDKNSDNVLIEIDFEEPIEQNAQKLHYEIQLREIFIASLTSLRLLFFLLLIYSVYSEINQFFSLEKYIDRLISFAMSTWLTISLSVFLLIILSILYGILKTYLQYGGFKLSSDMSRLYIEKGKLNITDFSIPKEKIEALYFTSSFIQKVLHIVKVKIISSTETDDENIKSPNILFPFINKNVANQLIPEVLPGIKLNRNMVKIPWYSIIPKLFRSFIFWFLTPAALLFYRNDLWYVSIIICIVFLLTQFFSSLYSSYSCNEYYLQIKKGGLTDRLLITHKHNIERLIISETLLQKKLGLASIKIINRAKPTKTTVLHDLPKEMADKYYSWYSRGIVEQNSGNMPDKLQT; this is translated from the coding sequence ATGGAATCTAACAGTCGCCTAAAAAGATTACATCCATTATGGATGCTATTCGAGTTATTAAAATCGATTAAAGATTTCATCTTTTTCTGTATTTTTTTATCAGTATTATTTGGATTTTCATCCATATCAATATTTTCTAAAATAGGTTTCTTAATTGTTGCTGTTTTTGTAGTCTACAAAATTATTACTATATTATTAGAATGGAAGCATTTTGGTTACGATCTAAATGAAGAAGAGTTATATTTAGAGAAGGGGAGATTCATTACTGTAAAAAGACATTTCCCAATTAAAAGTATCCAAGGTGTACATCAAAACTCTACTTTTTTTCATCGTTTATTTGACCTGACTTCTTTGTTAATTGATGTAGGATCTAGTAACAATGACCACGTAGTAAAATTATATATGATTACAACATCAGAAGCTTCTAGAATAAAAAAACACCTAACAGATAAAAATAGTGACAATGTTCTTATTGAAATTGATTTTGAAGAACCTATTGAACAAAATGCTCAAAAACTCCATTATGAAATCCAATTGAGGGAGATATTTATTGCTTCCCTTACATCTTTAAGATTATTGTTCTTTCTACTACTTATATATTCTGTTTATTCAGAGATCAATCAATTTTTCTCTTTAGAAAAATATATAGATAGATTAATCTCATTCGCAATGTCTACTTGGTTGACAATTAGTTTGAGTGTTTTTTTACTTATTATATTGTCAATTTTATATGGAATATTAAAAACATACCTGCAATACGGAGGATTTAAATTGTCTTCGGACATGTCTAGATTGTATATAGAAAAAGGTAAATTAAATATTACTGACTTTTCTATTCCAAAAGAGAAAATAGAAGCGCTTTATTTTACTAGTAGCTTTATACAAAAAGTGCTTCACATTGTGAAAGTAAAAATCATCAGTTCAACTGAAACTGATGACGAAAATATAAAATCTCCAAATATTTTATTTCCTTTTATAAATAAAAATGTAGCAAATCAATTAATTCCAGAGGTTTTACCTGGAATTAAATTAAATAGAAATATGGTTAAAATACCATGGTATTCTATCATACCTAAATTATTTAGATCATTCATATTCTGGTTTTTAACACCAGCTGCCCTTTTATTTTATAGAAATGACTTGTGGTATGTTTCAATAATAATTTGTATTGTATTTCTACTCACTCAATTTTTTAGCAGTTTGTACAGCTCCTATAGTTGCAATGAATATTATTTGCAAATAAAAAAAGGGGGACTAACAGATAGACTTCTCATTACACACAAACATAATATTGAAAGATTAATAATCTCAGAAACACTTTTACAAAAAAAACTAGGGTTGGCTTCTATAAAAATAATTAATAGAGCAAAGCCAACAAAAACAACTGTCCTACATGATTTACCTAAAGAAATGGCAGACAAATATTATTCTTGGTATTCTAGAGGAATAGTAGAGCAAAACTCCGGCAACATGCCTGATAAATTACAAACCTGA
- a CDS encoding ABC transporter permease, producing the protein MFAIGLNEFKALFKSIRSILIIIVIIGITTGTAKILSQFSDQLKSFGLGDNAYVGGLMVLLFIAAPLFVTSLAHNAINKEVYSRTVRFLVTKTSRNSIIVGKFLGNLLFWIVCLTISLILIIPFANTFYFLELIQCIVFISYFLGLTLLLSTVISNPSITMFLGITLSIVLPVIGMISIGSNNIFIKIISYITPYYYFTQEQTVLTYIVILFPILFLILSLMLFRKRDL; encoded by the coding sequence ATGTTTGCAATAGGATTAAATGAATTTAAAGCACTTTTCAAAAGTATACGATCTATACTGATCATTATCGTCATAATTGGAATTACGACCGGTACAGCAAAAATCCTCAGCCAATTTAGTGATCAATTGAAATCTTTTGGTCTAGGTGATAATGCATATGTGGGGGGTTTAATGGTATTACTTTTCATTGCTGCCCCTCTTTTTGTCACCAGTCTAGCTCATAATGCCATCAATAAAGAAGTCTACTCTCGTACAGTTCGGTTTTTAGTTACTAAAACATCTCGGAATAGCATAATAGTAGGGAAATTTTTGGGTAACCTTCTTTTTTGGATTGTATGTTTAACCATTTCATTAATATTAATTATCCCTTTTGCAAATACCTTTTATTTTCTTGAATTAATACAATGCATTGTTTTTATCTCTTACTTTTTAGGGTTAACATTATTACTATCCACTGTCATTTCAAACCCTTCCATCACAATGTTTCTAGGTATTACATTATCAATTGTTTTACCTGTTATCGGCATGATTAGCATTGGGTCAAATAATATTTTCATTAAAATTATTAGTTATATCACACCCTATTATTATTTCACTCAAGAACAGACTGTATTAACATACATAGTCATTCTATTTCCAATTTTATTTTTAATCTTGAGTTTAATGCTTTTTAGAAAGAGGGATTTATAG
- a CDS encoding DUF2089 domain-containing protein, which translates to MEKDIPTWILSVDSEDREFIRKFILSSGSLKQMAKDYDVSYPTVRTRLDRIIQLIRLNETLEQETLIKYVKKLAIEEKISLDVAKNIIEKYKAERDED; encoded by the coding sequence ATGGAGAAGGATATTCCTACGTGGATTTTATCTGTAGATTCTGAGGACAGAGAATTTATAAGAAAATTTATACTTAGTTCAGGTTCATTAAAACAGATGGCAAAAGATTATGATGTTTCTTATCCAACAGTTAGAACCCGATTAGATAGAATTATTCAATTGATTAGATTAAATGAAACTTTAGAGCAAGAAACTCTAATTAAATATGTAAAGAAACTCGCAATTGAGGAGAAAATTAGTTTAGATGTTGCCAAAAACATAATTGAAAAATATAAAGCGGAAAGGGATGAAGATTAA
- a CDS encoding TlpA family protein disulfide reductase produces MDPSDQRSLPKGQPQLLYFWSVNCPHCEELTNHILQRVNELGIHLTCVHVPYTEEEKTAEVVSKYAEEKNMTAPIVLDQDYEIVAKYKIQGLPGFCLIDEEGKLIARKMGDTGWEKILKNLEKPSIG; encoded by the coding sequence ATTGATCCTTCAGATCAAAGGAGTTTACCTAAAGGACAGCCTCAGCTTCTTTATTTTTGGTCAGTCAACTGTCCTCATTGTGAAGAATTAACCAATCACATCCTACAACGTGTGAATGAGCTGGGTATTCATTTAACCTGTGTTCATGTTCCATATACGGAAGAAGAAAAAACGGCAGAAGTTGTTTCAAAGTATGCAGAGGAAAAGAATATGACCGCTCCTATTGTTTTGGATCAGGATTATGAGATTGTTGCAAAGTATAAGATTCAAGGATTACCTGGCTTTTGTCTCATAGATGAAGAGGGAAAGTTAATAGCTCGCAAAATGGGAGATACCGGCTGGGAAAAAATATTGAAAAATTTAGAAAAACCTTCAATTGGTTAA
- a CDS encoding ABC transporter ATP-binding protein produces MYALKTTNLTKRYGSKIVVDKMNLTIDKGTIFGFLGKNGAGKSTFINMVTGIIEPTEGFFEVLGHKKDQQKAIWSKIGVLPDYSTFYENMTALDHLKYFSKILKLDLKEKDLIDLLDKVELKDAAKLKAKNFSFGMKKKLGIAQALLNKPDLIFLDEPTSGVDANSVLNIHSIIKEIAKKGTTVFLTSHNLDEVEKLCDEVAIMNKGVIQIKGSMDDLRKAYKKNLTVYMKHSAASKTQIESLTLDLKDLAKKSEINELSSQIIIEDESSIPIINKLFISKSVDVFRIEVDEPSLEEIFLNIGDNN; encoded by the coding sequence GTGTATGCACTTAAAACAACCAATCTAACAAAAAGATATGGAAGCAAAATCGTTGTTGATAAGATGAATTTAACAATTGATAAGGGAACGATATTCGGTTTTCTTGGAAAGAACGGTGCTGGTAAGTCTACATTCATAAATATGGTTACAGGCATAATTGAACCAACCGAGGGGTTTTTCGAGGTATTAGGCCATAAAAAAGATCAACAAAAAGCAATCTGGAGTAAAATAGGGGTCCTTCCTGACTATTCTACATTCTATGAAAACATGACTGCACTAGATCATTTGAAATACTTTAGTAAAATATTAAAATTAGATCTTAAAGAAAAGGATTTAATTGATCTTTTAGATAAAGTTGAGTTAAAAGATGCAGCTAAGTTAAAGGCTAAAAATTTTTCATTTGGAATGAAAAAGAAATTAGGAATTGCTCAAGCATTATTAAATAAACCTGATTTAATTTTTTTAGATGAGCCAACTTCAGGTGTTGATGCAAACTCAGTGTTAAATATTCATTCTATTATTAAAGAAATCGCTAAGAAAGGTACCACTGTCTTTCTGACATCACACAATCTAGATGAAGTTGAGAAATTATGTGATGAAGTGGCGATTATGAATAAAGGTGTTATTCAAATTAAAGGAAGTATGGATGATTTAAGAAAAGCCTATAAAAAGAATTTGACCGTTTATATGAAGCATAGTGCTGCATCAAAAACACAAATAGAATCCTTAACATTAGATCTTAAGGATTTGGCCAAAAAAAGTGAAATAAATGAGCTATCATCACAAATAATTATTGAAGATGAATCATCCATTCCAATAATCAACAAGCTTTTTATTTCAAAAAGTGTTGATGTATTTAGAATAGAAGTCGATGAACCTTCATTAGAAGAAATATTTCTTAACATCGGTGATAACAATTAA
- a CDS encoding DUF418 domain-containing protein, with translation MRTTIFYCYGLGIWTDGGNVWATTAQLFISYVYLKKWRRGPVEWLMGKWSIGNKEFC, from the coding sequence TTGCGTACAACAATTTTCTATTGTTATGGACTTGGTATTTGGACAGATGGGGGCAATGTTTGGGCTACCACAGCACAGCTGTTCATCAGCTATGTCTATTTGAAAAAATGGAGAAGAGGTCCAGTGGAGTGGCTTATGGGAAAATGGTCTATTGGTAATAAAGAATTTTGTTAA
- a CDS encoding HEAT repeat domain-containing protein: MKPENKLSQSVQQLANTNEVTIVQAMGELRKSGKDAVPVLVEALKEKGSLRNIAAAVLGEFGADAEDAAESLSHLLKSDEEETRMAAAISLMRIGQPSLPFLLPLAQRYEGPTCFWASWCIAWIDPSKIEKNMYECLKQEQENPSGSVAPFAAEEALGKIIAFQLKKKGDD; encoded by the coding sequence ATGAAACCAGAAAATAAGCTGTCTCAATCAGTTCAACAATTGGCCAATACAAATGAAGTAACGATTGTTCAAGCAATGGGGGAATTGAGAAAATCAGGAAAAGATGCAGTGCCTGTGCTTGTTGAAGCTTTAAAAGAAAAGGGGTCTCTGCGAAATATTGCAGCAGCTGTACTGGGTGAATTTGGAGCGGATGCAGAGGACGCAGCTGAGTCCCTATCCCACCTCTTAAAGAGTGACGAAGAGGAGACGAGAATGGCAGCTGCTATCTCACTCATGAGGATTGGTCAGCCCAGCTTGCCATTCCTTCTGCCATTAGCGCAACGTTATGAGGGACCTACTTGTTTTTGGGCATCCTGGTGTATTGCTTGGATTGATCCATCAAAAATCGAAAAAAACATGTACGAGTGCTTAAAACAAGAACAAGAAAATCCATCAGGAAGCGTTGCGCCTTTTGCTGCAGAGGAAGCATTAGGGAAAATCATCGCTTTTCAGCTAAAGAAAAAGGGGGATGACTAG
- a CDS encoding aureocin A53 family class IId bacteriocin yields MVAFLRLVAQLGTKAAKWAWANKSTVINWIKNGATFKWISDKIDSIING; encoded by the coding sequence ATGGTAGCTTTCTTAAGACTTGTTGCTCAGCTTGGTACTAAAGCCGCTAAATGGGCTTGGGCTAACAAATCCACTGTTATTAACTGGATCAAGAACGGTGCAACGTTCAAATGGATCAGTGATAAAATTGACAGTATTATCAATGGCTAA
- a CDS encoding ABC transporter ATP-binding protein: protein MPFMEVQNVSKRYSNGDGIEDLSFSIEAGEVVALLGPNGAGKTTTIRCVTGLYKPDGGEILIEGFPPGHAHVQKQVALIPDQPYLYPDLTAAEHVQFRARGYHKGLKQIKEQVYEALKEVHMEKKINELCGRLSRGQKQRVVLAGAIVQDASLFILDEPTVGLDIPSKQWLSHWLRQKSSQGGAVFVSSHSLEFVLDTASRVVLIRDGAIMKSMDVPQLKEEQIEWRAEVIQLLGEWSSE from the coding sequence ATGCCATTCATGGAGGTTCAGAATGTAAGCAAACGATATAGCAATGGTGATGGGATAGAGGATCTGTCATTTTCCATTGAAGCAGGTGAGGTTGTGGCGCTGCTTGGGCCTAATGGCGCCGGGAAGACGACAACGATTCGGTGTGTAACAGGTCTATATAAACCAGATGGAGGGGAAATTCTCATAGAGGGTTTCCCGCCTGGTCATGCCCATGTCCAAAAACAAGTAGCTCTTATTCCTGATCAGCCGTATTTGTATCCAGACTTAACGGCTGCTGAACATGTTCAATTCCGGGCACGTGGATATCATAAAGGGTTAAAACAGATCAAGGAACAGGTATATGAAGCGTTGAAAGAAGTACATATGGAAAAGAAGATAAATGAACTGTGCGGAAGGCTTTCAAGAGGTCAAAAGCAGCGTGTCGTCTTAGCAGGAGCCATTGTTCAAGATGCCTCCCTTTTTATATTAGATGAACCGACTGTCGGGTTAGATATTCCGTCAAAACAGTGGCTGTCGCATTGGCTGAGACAAAAAAGCAGTCAAGGTGGGGCGGTCTTTGTGTCGTCTCATAGTCTGGAGTTTGTTCTTGATACGGCTAGCAGGGTTGTATTGATTCGAGACGGTGCCATCATGAAGAGTATGGATGTTCCTCAATTAAAGGAAGAACAGATTGAGTGGAGGGCAGAAGTAATTCAACTTTTGGGGGAGTGGTCAAGTGAATAA